The Nitrospiraceae bacterium genome window below encodes:
- a CDS encoding helix-turn-helix domain-containing protein has product MTLLTIFEAAKFLRLTKRTLYQRVDIPRVRYGHRVMFVKEDLESWVRSLCEGGVVKDLDEQGGLPKPVDGRPGKVYHRNPLFVLPRHKGLR; this is encoded by the coding sequence ATGACACTCTTAACAATTTTTGAGGCAGCGAAGTTTTTGAGGCTGACAAAGCGGACCCTCTATCAGCGAGTCGATATCCCTCGGGTTCGCTATGGACATCGTGTCATGTTTGTCAAAGAGGATCTTGAAAGTTGGGTCAGAAGCTTATGTGAGGGCGGTGTGGTGAAAGACCTCGATGAGCAAGGAGGACTGCCGAAGCCCGTTGACGGCAGACCTGGCAAGGTCTACCATCGGAACCCTTTGTTTGTGTTGCCTCGTCATAAAGGCCTGCGATGA